One genomic segment of Desulfobulbaceae bacterium includes these proteins:
- a CDS encoding Nif11-like leader peptide family natural product precursor: protein MSKKSVEDLLIAGGASEEMRLRYDALKSKEAFIELALKEGYTFTIEEFNAVLNESGDSFDLIGNPAKRQMWWR, encoded by the coding sequence ATGTCTAAAAAAAGTGTTGAGGATCTACTAATTGCCGGGGGCGCAAGTGAAGAAATGCGGTTACGCTATGATGCACTTAAGAGCAAAGAAGCCTTCATAGAACTGGCTTTAAAGGAAGGATATACGTTTACAATTGAAGAGTTCAATGCCGTTTTAAACGAATCAGGTGACTCATTTGATCTTATTGGCAACCCAGCCAAACGCCAGATGTGGTGGAGATAG